DNA from Parageobacillus thermoglucosidasius:
CTAAGCGATAATGTTTCCACTTTGCAGGATGGCTCTTATGCGAAAAAGCATAATAACCATATTTTCTGTAGTTTACTTTTTCGCCGCATAGCCGCCTGCTTGGTCGGCCAATTTAAAGTCGCGGGCATACGCTATTTCTTGCGCTCTCGTTAACGCGCTTTTTGTTTTTTCGCTTTTTCGTTTTTCCGCCATTAG
Protein-coding regions in this window:
- a CDS encoding YfhE family protein; this encodes MAEKRKSEKTKSALTRAQEIAYARDFKLADQAGGYAAKK